The segment cctaatagaTTCAGTTTACTAAATGAATTGTATTAATTGTAATCCTAACTAATGGTAAATTATGTGCTTATTTTGCATTTGAATGATCATGCCATGGTATTTTTTATATGGCCTTCTGTATAGCTTCTCTCCTAAAAAATCTTGTTCCAATACATACTTGAAaagtgaagtggaagtgttagttgttcaggcACATCTCacactgtgcgaccccgtggactgtagcccgctaggcttctctgtccatggaattctccaggcaagaacgccagaatgggtttccattcccttctccagtggatcttcccaactcggggatggaagctgggtctcctgcattttcaggtagattctttactgagccacctgggaagcccatattttagaGTAATAAACTAAAAAGTtagtttagtttatttttaagttcaactGACGCTTGAAGAAATCATTATGCTTAACACAGAGAAACTGTAATTTTGTGCCATGTCATTTGTTCTGGATTTCAGTATCTGTTCACCATCATCTTCCTAGGTAGACTACTTTTTTGGTTATTAACTTATAACAGATGTTGTTGGTCACCCATCCAGATTCTTTTCACTGGAGAAGCAGACTAAAGCTAGATTCTAGGTGGCCCAACAATCTTTTCTCAGCCTTTCATTTTGCTGTCTACCTTTCTCACTTGCTCATTGTGAAAGAACCCTCTCAGTCATTCATAAGAATCTGATCTTGGAAAGACAGTTTTGggcattttacttctttttgggCACACTACCCTGaatattttaccaaaatttaTCTTCCCAAttatacttttcactttcagatgtAGATGCTAAAtttcaatgaaatttaaatttcagtgagATAAATTTTAACCAAAGTCTAGAAAATAAGTAGCCTTTCCCATCCTACTAACTGACAATCTATTTTTCTCTCTAGGTTATTTTAGAGGACATGCTGagtaaaatggataaaagaaatcTGTCTGTAGTGTCAGAATTCATGCTTCTGGGACTTTGCCAGTCATGGAATAAGCAAGTCTTACTCTTACTGATATTTTGTATGCTATATTTGATCATTGTATCTGGAAATATTGTCATCATGATCTTAATCATCACTGACCCCCGTCTGCATTCCCCCATGTACTTTTTGTTGGCCAACCTGTCCTTTGTTGATATGTGGCTTTCTTCAGTAACTACTCCTAAGATGATTACAGACTTTGTCAGAGAGAACAAGACTATTTCCTTTGGAGGCTGCATGTGCCAGATCCTCTTTGTGCATTTTGTTGGAGGGGGTGAGATGGTGCTATTGGTGGtaatggcctatgaccgctatgtggccatctgcaagccactCCACTATTCAACCATAATGAACCTGCAAAAGTGCATTGGGCTTGTGGTGACTTCCTGGACCATTGGCTTTGTGCATGCCATGAGTCAAATGGCTGTGATTGTGCAATTGCCTTTCTGTGGCCCCAGGGAAATCGACAGCTTTTTCTGTGATATACCACTGGTAATCAAGCTTGCCTGCATAGATTCCTATAACTTGGGAATATTAATGAATGCTGACAGTGGGGTTCTGGCCATGACCTGCTTTATTCTGCTGCTGATATCCTACACATATATTCTTCTTACTGTTCACCAAAGCTCTAAAGCTGGTACATCTAGGGCACTCTCTACCTGCACTGCCCACATCACAGTGGTGGTGCTCTTCTTTGGGCCCTGCATCTTCATCTATGTGTGGCCACTCAGCATCACCTGGGTGGACAAATTTCTTGCTGTGTTTTACTCTGTTATTAcacctcttctaaatccagccaTTTATACCCTgagaaataaagagataaagaatGCTCTGAAGAGATTCAGAGGCTACTACCTACATTCCAAGAAGAATATTAATGCCTAAAATCTCACTGGAAGCACTTCAAATTGACAACATATAGACCTtataaacggagaaggcagtggcagcccactccagtactcttgcctggaaaatcccatggacggagaagcctggtaggctgcagtccatggggtcgctaagagtcgggcaggactgagcgacttcgctttcaattcacttttcactttcatggattggagaaggaaatggcaacccactccagtattcttgcctgaagaatcccagggacagaggagcctggtgggctgccgtctatggggttgcacagagtcggacatgactgaagcgacttagcatcagcagcagcagcagaccttatACAAGAGGTTGAAAATTCTAGGCATTCAATTTATATCTACATGTTATGTCTGTCTCCAAGTCCAGAAATAGGATTAATTTAATTTATGGAATTTCAACAACTTATTAGTCAACCAGTAGAACACCATgaaatatttatctaaaatttaaaCACTAATAATCCCTTTTTGTGAGGGGATTATCTAATCAGTCTTCTTATGCCTTTAACTGAGCTTTAACTCTTTTAATGAGAGTTTAAACTCTCATTTGAAGTTTAACTCTGAAATGAGAAGCTTAAATTTATTCAGCCAAGTCATACCTCCCTCCTGATAGATAGCATCTGAATAaacttctcttgatttttctcctAACTCCATTTGGAAAATGTTTCTGTAATATTCACTCTTTTCCTCAAGCTTTTCATTTAACCTCTGGTCAAGAGGCAACTGAATTATTGTTTAATGGAGTTTTTTACCCAAATACTAAAGAAAAGCTCTATGGGAGAGAatagaaagagaatgaaataacgGTGATACAATACATAAGGAATAGCAGTGGAGGTTAGAATAACAATGGAGGTTATTCTGTGTTTGGCTTCCATTaacttgataaaagtgaaaaataaatataaagcctaatgatttttttttgattATCTTAGTTGCAAGGACTAATATTTATGCTTTAAATTATTAACCATTTGTGTAAAACTTCTCAATTGTAAGCTCCTTAAGGGCAGGGGCTATGCCTTACCTGGTTAGTTCTTGAAATTTAGTACATAAGTTCATATGTAATCagcatttaacaaatatattttaatgtaaatatacaGGCCAGTTTTTCCATTCAAACACCCATAAACATGTATGGATCATGGTATATTTAAAACACTCTTCAGTCCTTAAAAACAAATTcctaaaaatttcaaattataaacaaaatctACCCTCTTTCTTGcagaattataaattaaatgaat is part of the Bos indicus x Bos taurus breed Angus x Brahman F1 hybrid chromosome 10, Bos_hybrid_MaternalHap_v2.0, whole genome shotgun sequence genome and harbors:
- the LOC113899430 gene encoding olfactory receptor 4K14-like, whose translation is MDKRNLSVVSEFMLLGLCQSWNKQVLLLLIFCMLYLIIVSGNIVIMILIITDPRLHSPMYFLLANLSFVDMWLSSVTTPKMITDFVRENKTISFGGCMCQILFVHFVGGGEMVLLVVMAYDRYVAICKPLHYSTIMNLQKCIGLVVTSWTIGFVHAMSQMAVIVQLPFCGPREIDSFFCDIPLVIKLACIDSYNLGILMNADSGVLAMTCFILLLISYTYILLTVHQSSKAGTSRALSTCTAHITVVVLFFGPCIFIYVWPLSITWVDKFLAVFYSVITPLLNPAIYTLRNKEIKNALKRFRGYYLHSKKNINA